One stretch of Danio rerio strain Tuebingen ecotype United States chromosome 6, GRCz12tu, whole genome shotgun sequence DNA includes these proteins:
- the LOC141386373 gene encoding uncharacterized protein: MCFLIPVVTNTRKTREVRCRRNPHNLRSIHVSTISQLSLSVGLWNCQSAVNKADFITSIATYSDYNLMALTETWLRPEDTATHATLSANFSFSHTPRQTGRGGGTGLLISKEWKFTLIPSLPTISSFEFHAVTIIHPFYINVVVIYRPPGDFNIYVDKPQAADFQTLLASFDLKRAPTSATHKSGNQLDLIYTRHCFTDQTIVTPLQISDHFLLSLNIHITPEPPHTPTLVTFRRNLRSLSPNRLSTIVSDSLPPSRKLTALDSNSATNTLCSTLASCLDRLCPLASRPARASPPAPWLSDALREHRSKLRAAERIWRKTKNPAHLLTYQTLLSSFSAEVTSAKQTYYRLKINNATNPRLLFKTFSSLLYPPPPPASSTLTTDDFATFFCTKTAKISAQFAAPTTNTQDTTPTPHTLTSFSQLSESEVSKLVLSSHATTCPLDPIPSHLLQAISPAVIPTLTHIINTSLDSGLFPTTFKQARVTPLLKKPNLDHTLLENYRPVSLLPFMAKILEKVVFNQVLDFLTQNNLMDNKQSGFKKGHSTETALLSVVEDLRLAKADSKSSVLILLDLSAAFDTVNHQILLSTLESLGVAGTVIQWFRSYLSDRSFRVSWRGEVSNLQHLNTGVPQGSVLGPLLFSIYTSSLGPVIQRHGFSYHCYADDTQLYLSFHPDDPSVPARISACLLDISHWMKDHHLQLNLAKTEMLVVSANPTLHHNFSIQMDGATITTSKMVKSLGVTIDDQLNFSDHISRTARSCRFALYNIRKIRPFLSEHAAQLLVQALVLSKLDYCNSLLAGLPANSIKPLQLLQNAAARVVFNEPKRAHVTPLLVRLHWLPVAARIKFKTLMFAYKVTSGLAPSYLHSLLQIYVPSRNLRSVNERRLVVPSQRGKKSLSRTLTLNLPSWWNELPNCIRTAESLAIFKKRLKTQLFSLHFTS, encoded by the exons atgtgttttctaattcctgttgttactaacactcgcaaaacacgggaggtgcgctgcaggcgtaatcctcacaaccttcgttcaatacatgtatctactatttcacaactctctctctccgtgggcctctggaattgtcaatcagctgttaacaaggctgattttattacctccatagctacatattctgactataatctcatggctctaactgagacctggttgaggccggaggacactgctacacatgctactctttctgctaatttctctttttcccacactcctcgtcagacagggagagggggtgggactggactactaatttccaaagaatggaaatttactctgataccgtccctgccaacaatcagctcctttgaattccatgcagtcaccattatccaccccttctacataaatgtggttgtcatctaccgcccaccag gtgacttcaacatttacgttgacaaaccgcaagctgcagactttcagactctgcttgcctcttttgacctaaaaagagcacctacttctgctacccacaaatcaggtaatcagctagaccttatttacacacgacactgcttcactgatcaaacaatagtaactccactacaaatatctgatcatttccttctgtctctcaacatccacattactcctgagccgccacacactccaacactggttacctttcgcagaaacctacgatctctctcacccaatagactatccaccattgtttcagactctcttcctccatctcgcaaactcactgcacttgattcgaacagtgccactaatacactctgctccacactagcatcatgtctagaccgattatgtcctcttgcatccaggccagcccgtgccagtcctcctgcaccctggctctcggatgctctccgtgagcatcgctcaaaacttcgggctgcagagagaatttggcggaaaactaaaaatcctgcacatctcttaacataccaaactcttctgtcctctttctcagctgaggttacttctgcaaagcagacgtattaccgtctaaaaatcaacaatgccactaatcctcgcctactttttaaaacattttcctccctcctctatcctcctcctccacccgcatcctccacacttactactgatgactttgctacattcttctgcaccaaaactgcaaaaatcagtgctcaatttgctgcacctacaacaaacacgcaagatacaacaccaacaccacacacactcacctctttttctcagctctctgagtctgaggtgtccaaacttgtgctatctagccatgcaaccacttgtccactcgatcccattccctctcatctcttgcaagccatctctcctgcagtcataccaacactgactcacataattaacacatctcttgactctggtttattccccactacatttaagcaggctagggtaaccccactgctaaagaaacccaacctggaccatacgctacttgaaaactacagaccagtatccctgcttccattcatggccaagattctggagaaagtagtgttcaatcaagtcctggactttcttactcaaaacaatctcatggacaacaagcaatccggctttaagaaaggccactcaactgagactgccctgctctcggtcgtggaggatctcagactggctaaagcagactctaaatcatcagtcctcattttgctggacttgtcagctgcttttgacactgtcaaccaccagatcctgctatctacgcttgagtcactgggcgttgcgggcactgttatacaatggtttagatcttacctctctgacaggtcattcagggtgtcttggaggggagaggtgtccaacctacagcatctaaacactggggtacctcaaggctctgttcttgggccacttctcttctccatctacacatcatctctaggaccagtcatccagagacatggattctcctaccattgctatgctgatgacacccagctatacctctcttttcatcctgatgatccctcggttccagctcgtatctcagcctgcctgttggatatttcacactggatgaaagatcatcatcttcagctgaacctcgcaaaaacggaaatgcttgtagtttctgccaacccgactctacaccataacttttcaatccagatggatggggcaaccattactacatccaaaatggtgaaaagccttggagtaacgattgatgaccaactaaacttctctgaccacatttctagaactgctcgatcgtgcagatttgcactctataacatcagaaagatccgacccttcttatctgaacatgcagctcaactccttgttcaagctcttgttctctccaaactggattactgcaactctctactagctgggcttccagctaactctatcaagcctcttcaactgctccagaatgcagcagcacgagttgtcttcaatgaacctaaacgagcacatgtcactccgctgctagtccgtttgcactggctgccagttgctgctcgcatcaaattcaaaactctgatgtttgcctacaaagtgacttctggcctagcaccttcttatctgcactcacttctgcagatctatgtgccctccagaaacttgcgttctgtgaatgaacgtcgcctcgtggttccatcccaaagagggaaaaaatcactttcgcgaacgctcacgctcaatctgcccagttggtggaatgaactccctaactgcatcagaacagcagagtcactcgctattttcaagaaacgactaaaaactcaactatttagtctccacttcacttcctaa